The DNA sequence CATTGCTATTATAATGTTGTTTGCAAGCGTAAGAAATGAATAAACAAAAACTAAAGAGGGCATATTTTGATTAAATATAGCGTGATGTACCCCAATACAGAAAATGGCCACTTTGACCATGATTACTACCGTGACGTTCATCTGCCATTGATAAAAGAGCGGATGGGAGACGCGCTGGTTTCTTATTCCATTGAGAAAAATATTGTCACGCCGGAAGGTGACCCTGCACCCTGGATTGCAGCCTGTCATCTGTTTTGTCATTCAGTGAGTGATTTACAGAAAGGAATGGCAGGTCATATTGAGGAGATCGTGGGGGATGTAGCGAACTTCACGAATATTCAGTCGGTGAAATGGATTGCTGATGTCGTGGTGTAGGCGGTAAAAAGAGGCGGGCAAGTCCCGCCTCAACGCATTTATAGCAGGTTCTTTTCAGCCAGCTCAAGAGCATAGTAGGTAAAGATCAGATCGGCACCCGCGCGCTTAATGGCGCCAAGGCTTTCCAGCACCACATCCTGTTCGTTGATTGCGCCCGCCTGCGCAGCAAATTTCAGCATCGCGTATTCACCGCTCACCTGATAGGCGGCCAGAGGCAGTTCGCTGCGCTCGCGCACGTCGCGGATAATGTCCAGGTAAGCGCCAGCCGGTTTGACCATCAGCGCATCTGCCCCTTCGGCCTGATCGATCAGGGATTCACGGATCGCTTCACGACGGTTCATCGGGTTCATCTGGTAGGTTTTGCGATCGCCTTTCAGCGAGGTTCCCGCCGCTTCACGGAACGGGCCGTAGAAGGAAGAAGCAAACTTGGTGGAGTAAGACATAATAGCGGTATCGGTAAAGCCCGCTTCATCCAGCGCACGGCGGATTGCCCCTACCTGCCCGTCCATCGCGGCCGATGGCGCGATAAAGTCAGCACCTGCTCGCGCGGCGGCAACGGCCTGACGGCCAAGGTTGACGAGGGTTGCATCGTTATCCACACCCTGTTCATGCAGCACGCCACAGTGTCCGTGCGTGGTGTATTCACAGAAACAGGTATCGGACATCACGATCATTTCCGGCACGGTCTCTTTGCAGATGCGTGACATCCGGGAGACCAGTCCATTTTCCTGCCAGGTATCGCTGCCATCCGCATCGGTATGATGGGAAATACCGAAGGTCATTACCGAGCGGATACCCGCTTTGGCAATACGCTCGATTTCATACGCCAGCCGCTTTTCCGGGATACGCATAACGCCAGGCATCGCCTGGATAGGTTTGTAATCATCAAGACCTTCCTCAACAAAGATCGGCAGCGCCAGATCGTTAATGCTGAGTGAGGATTCCTGAAACAGCGAGCGGAAGGATGGAGTCTGACGCAGACGTCTTGGGCGATGGGCAGGTGAATAAATGGACAAAACAACCTCGATTTAGCGGATAACCGCTGGCGAAGAGAAAACGGCCAGCGAGAAAAAATGAGTCTGTTAACAGTATACCTCTGAAC is a window from the Pantoea sp. CCBC3-3-1 genome containing:
- a CDS encoding EthD family reductase, which gives rise to MIKYSVMYPNTENGHFDHDYYRDVHLPLIKERMGDALVSYSIEKNIVTPEGDPAPWIAACHLFCHSVSDLQKGMAGHIEEIVGDVANFTNIQSVKWIADVVV
- the hemB gene encoding porphobilinogen synthase — translated: MSIYSPAHRPRRLRQTPSFRSLFQESSLSINDLALPIFVEEGLDDYKPIQAMPGVMRIPEKRLAYEIERIAKAGIRSVMTFGISHHTDADGSDTWQENGLVSRMSRICKETVPEMIVMSDTCFCEYTTHGHCGVLHEQGVDNDATLVNLGRQAVAAARAGADFIAPSAAMDGQVGAIRRALDEAGFTDTAIMSYSTKFASSFYGPFREAAGTSLKGDRKTYQMNPMNRREAIRESLIDQAEGADALMVKPAGAYLDIIRDVRERSELPLAAYQVSGEYAMLKFAAQAGAINEQDVVLESLGAIKRAGADLIFTYYALELAEKNLL